CGCTACACAACATAGTGAAGAACAACACCATCATAATGAGAAGCCATCCTTTTTCCAAGGAGACCTTAGGGAAGAAACAGCTTCTGTTAAAGAACTTCCTGCTTTTTTGAAGGACAAGCCTGAAGATATGCAACTTATCTATTCCGCAGCAGCACAGCATAAGGAAGTACTTGAATATATTCCATGTTATTGCGGATGTGGCACTTCTGCTGGACACAAAAGCAGTTATAATTGCTTTGTCTACGAAAACAAAGAAGATGGTTCACTTGTGTGGGACGACCATGGTACCAGATGTGGAGTCTGTTTAGAGATTGCTGCTACTTCCGTGATGGAATATAGCAAAGGGAAAAGTGTAAAAGAAATTAGGCATATGATTGACGAAGCTTATAAAGAAGGTTATTCAACACCCACTCCAACACCAGAACCTGAGAACGGATAAACAAAATCGCTAACGCGAGCTAAAACTACGTCCCAAGATCATAATCTCTTGGGACGTTTTCTCGGTTTTCGCATAGTTTTGAAGTATTGACCTTGGTCGGATCATCCCTTTGCGCTCATATTTGACTTTTTCAAAAAAATCCCTTGTCACCAAGGGCTTCATATTGGCGATGAGGACTTCTCTCCTCCTGATTTCTCGTCACTGATGTCTTCATAACGCCGTTGAGGACTTCTCTTCTCCTGATTTCTAGTCAAGTCCATATTAATGTGTAAAAATAGTTACAATGAGATCTAATGCTAAATGTGTTATGGGGTTATGTTTTCAGGTCTTGTTCTTCTTAAAGGTTTAGGGTGTATTCTTTACCCCCTAGGGGGTAAAATTTTCCCTTTTTATGGCCCAGTCACTGTAAGCGCTTTTTTATTAACAAACATTAATGTGACAGTTCACATAATTCCGTTTAGGGAATTAAAAAACTATTTTACTTAGATATGGTGTATATACTTTGACTTACTCCATTCTTCCTCCATTTTCATCAGTACAGATCCAATTATACGTATTGCAGATTGATCGTTCGGGAAAATTTGAATTACCCTTTCTCTTCTCCTTATTTCCCTATTTACTCTTTCTAGCATATTGGTTGTACGTAAGTGTTTGTGAAGCTCAGCTTTTTGAGAATGAAACTGCATTGCATCTTCAAAGCCAGCATCCAACGTTTCAATTACCTTAGTAAACCCTTTTACTTCGTAATACTTCTCAATAAAGTCGCGCTTCAGTTCTCGGCTCAATTTAATGTTGGATGTTCTAAAGATTTCCTTGAGTTCTGTTTTTGCTTCTGAAGAGTTTTTCTTAGGAAAGGAGTCCATTATATTCCTAAGAAAATGAACACAACACCTTTGCCAAGAGGTTCCTAAAAAGGATTCTTTTATAGCAGCCACTAACCCTGCATGTGCATCAGAAATCACCATCTTAGGTGATTGTATCCCTCTTGATTTTAGGTGATCAAAGAAATTAGACCAACTTTCTTCTGATTCCCCATGGGTAACCCTTAACCCAATAATCTCTCTATGTCCTTCTTCGTTTACACCGCAAGCTATAAGTACTCCTTTTGAAACAACCCTATCGTTCTCACGAACTTTAATATACATGGCATCAACATATATGTATGGATAATAAAGGGTGTTTAGTGGGCGGTTTCTCCACTCATTAACTATTGGATCCAATGATTTAGTGAGGTTAGATACTAGTGATTTAGATACACCTTTTCCACACAGTTCTTCTACAATCTTGGTAACTTTACGAGTTGAGACTCCATTTACAACCATCTCAATCATAGAAAGAATTAGAGCTTGTTCGCATCGCTCATACTTTTGGAATACAGAAGTTGAAAATTCACCATCACGAGTTCGGGGAACCTTTAATGTGAGTGAGCCAGTGCCGGTAATTAATTCTCGTTCATAGTAGCCATTCCGATATCCTCTGCGGTCATCCGTTCTCTCGTGAGAGAGAGCATTAATATATTCGTCCCTTTCTTTCTCCATAAGCGAATTCAATACAAGGGCTAAAGATGCTTTTACCGGGGATCCTAAAGAGCTTTTTTCTACCTCGGCTTTAAGTTGTTCCAAATTTATAGTAATATTAATGTTGGTCATTATCATTGCCTCCGTGTGTGATTGTTTTTCGTCGAACACATTGTAACACGGACATTGATAATGGCCTTTCTTTTTACACAATTATATAGACTTAATCTGATTTCTCGTCACTGATGTCTTCATAACGCCAATGAGGACTTCTCTCCTCCTGATTTCTCGTCACTGATGTCTTCAGAACGCCGATGAGGACTTCTCTTCTCCTGATTTCTCGTCACTGATGTCTTCAGAACGCCGTTGAGGACTTCTCTTTTCTTGAATTCTCGTCATTGATGTCTTCATAACGCCGTTGAGGACTTCTCTCCTCCTGAATTCTCGTCATTGATGTCTTCAGAACGCCGATGAGGACTTCTCTTCTCCTGATTTCTCGTAACTGATGTCTTCATAACGCCGATGAGGACTTCTCTTCTCCTGATTTCTCGTCACTGATGTCTTCATAACGCCGATGAGGACTTCTCTTCTCCTGATTTCTCGTAACTGATGTCTTCATAATGACGATGAGGACTTCTCTTCTCCTGATTTCTCGTCACTGGTGTCTTCAGAACGCCGATGAGTATCTTTTCTTTTTCCAATTTCTTGTCACCACCGAGGTGTTCATTCTTTTGATAATTTCCTAAAGAAAAAATAAAAGGTTACGGAAATGTCGACATTTCCGTAACCTTTTATTTTTCTATTCAGCATAATACATTAATGCCACTGCACCTGGTCCTGTGTGTGTAGAGATTACAGGAGTAGTATAAGCAATTTGAATATCTTCAAACCCTGAAGCCTCATAAAGAGCATCTTTTAACACTTGTGCTTGTTTTAATGATCCGGCATGGGCAATTCCCACACCTTTAACCACTTTACCTGCAATATCTTCCTTGAATTGTTTGGTAAAAAACTTAATTACTTGTGACTGGCTTCTTACTTTTGTAACCGGCGTATAAACCCCATCTGCTAAAGAGGCAATCGGCTTGATGTTCAACAATGACCCAATCAGAGCCTTTCCTCTTCCGATTCGGCCGCCCTTCACTAGATTGTCCAATGTGTCTACCATAATGAATAAATCCGTATTGGAACGCACATCATTCAACTTGTTCAAAATTTCTTGCAGATCCTTACCTTCTTTGGCCATTTTTGCTGCAGCCACTACCTGAAAAGATAAAGCAAAAGAAATGAACCTTGAATCTATTACTGTTACATCACTGTCGCTAATACCAGCGGCGCTTTCAGCAGAACCTACCGTCCCGCTCATGCCTCCGGTCATATGTATGGAAAGAATTTTGCTACCATCTTCACCTAAACGGTTGTATACATCTACGAAAGTACCCACAGCAGGTTGGGAACTTTTTGGCAGTTCAGTAGAATGTTTCATTTTATCCATAAATTCATCAGGTTTAATTCCAAATCGGTCTATGTATGATTCCCCGTCAATCGTAATGGATAACGGAACAATTTCTATGTTTAATTCTTCAATAATGGACTGATCAATGTCAACAGTTGAATCTGTCACTATCTTTACATTTGTCATTAAATTCACTTCCCCAATTATATCCTTTTTACTATTATACCTTTGAAGCGGGCTTGTTCAAACTTAAAACAAAAAAAATACAGGGTATCGGCCCTGTATTAATATTATCACATTAACATAAGTTTAAGCATTATTTTTTAATATATCTGTTTTGACAACTTTACAATAATCCGGCCATTTCAAAACTGTTCGCAAGTATTCCTTGAAAGAATAAATTTGCTTTGGCTCCTTCTCAGACAGGATTGTTTTTATAAACCTCTCCAATCTTACTCGAACCATAAAATGATATGTGCTATCGTCCTCCAATACTGGAATTTCAATGACTTTTACCTTCTGTCCCTCATTAATCGTGAACTCTAGGCTTTTCCATAGCAAAATATCAATCCTCTTTTTTCACCCGTTTATTATGATTATACCCCAAAAATTAAAATAAGTGTCAACTTTCATTAGACAAAATAAAACAAATTTATAAAGACTCTATACATTCAGGACCATTGTTTCTTGGAGAGTTAACGACAGCGGAAACTTCATAAGCTTGCATATGATCAGCCTCAAAGGGTTGCAACATATCGCTTATCTCACTCCTTGTGAGCTCTTGCCTAGAAAGCCAAATTTTTTCATGTTCTTCTTTTAATATCACAGGCATTCTGTCATGGACACCTTCTACAAGTTTATTTGGTCTTGTGGTTACTAATGTACAGCTCACCATTTCTTCATCCTTTGTAACCCATCGGTCCCATAGTCCAGCAAATGCGAAAGGCTGTTCATTAGTTTGTGTGAACCTTATGGGTTTCTTTTCACCGTTTTGCTTTTTCCATTCATAGAACCCATCTGCTGGAATGATACATCTTTTTCTTTCCAACAGCTTTCGAAAACTTACTTTTTCATGTAGTGTTTCTGCACGGGCATTAATCATTTTGTACCCGATTTTTTTGTCTTTAGCAAAACTCGGCACCAAACCCCAATGAAGATAGCCTGCTCTGTTTTTGAATTCTCCTTGTACTATAGCCAATATGGGCTGACCTGGAGCAATATTGTAGCTTATTTGATATTCAAGGTTTTTGGCATTTTCAAGAAAAAAGCGTTCTTCTAACTTATGTAGTTCTGTTGTTAAGGAAAATCTGCCACACATTATTTGAACACTTCCTTTTAATTGGTATTTTCATTTTAAAGGAAAAGCCACTACTTTTGTAGTGGCTGCAGGTGATATCATCCTATTTCCTGTTTGATTTTTTCTTGGATTTGTATGCCTAGTTGATTGCCGTCGACTTTTTCGTCTTGTGGCAGGAAGATAGAGTCGTGTACCGTCACTTTGACTTGAGCAGGTTGGAAACCGAATTTGCTTTCTTCCATTATTTTATAGGATCCTGAAATCGTGATAGGAACAACGGGTACTTTGCTGTCTGTTGCCAGACGTAAGCCACCTTTTTTGAATTCTCCCATTTCATCCCCTTTGCTTCTCGTTCCTTCAGGAAAAATGACCAATGAATGTCCCATTTTCAAAGTCGCAATTCCATCTTTTATAGACTGCACCGCTTTTCTTCTATCCTTGCGATCGATGAACACACAGTTCATTGCTTCCATCCATCTTGGTATGAGCGGAATTTTTTTTACTTCAACCTTGGAAATGAAACCAAGTGGCTTTTCTAAAAAGCCAATTAAAATGGGAACATCGAAGTTGCCTTGATGATTACTAACAAAAAGTACAGGACCCTGAGGAATTTTCTCTTGGCCAATTACCTCTACTTTTGAACCGGTAAGTTTCACCAATGTCTTGGCCCAGTGTTTGGGCTTTTGGTGCATTAGAGCATCTTTTTCTTCCACTGTCATTGGAGTGTCTATTTTTTGGACTTTTTTAATTGTCGGCAAACTGTAAATTAAATAGCCGAAAAAATAAGCAAACCACCATATCGTACGTAACATTTCCTTCTCTCCCTAAAACCACATCTATTTGTCTGATAAACCTATTCTCTTATACTTTTTAAAATAATAATCATAAGGATTTTTTTCATCCCTTATACCTTTTTCACTATAGATCAATTCCCAATCTTGTTCATTTATTTCAGGAAAATACGTATCCCCTTCAAATTCTTCCTCAATATAAGTTAAATATAGAAAGTCTGCGATAGGGAGTGTTTCCATGAAAATGTGAGCCCCGCCTATAATAAAAAGCTCTTCTCCGTCCACATTCAAACTTTCAACTTCTTCAATAGAATGAAGCGTTTCACAACCATCAGCATGAAAATCTTGTCTGGATAAAATGATATTCCTTCTTTTAGGCAGAGGTTTTCCGATGGACTCGTACGTCTTCCTACCCATTACGATGGTGCTGTTAAGAGTAACCTTTTTAAAGTAGGCTAAATCTGCAGGAATTCTCCATGGGAGATCATTGTCCTTACCTATTAAGTTATTTTTATCTGTAGCTACAATAATGGAAATCATACACTGACGACCCCTTTAATATGAGGGTGTGCGTCGTAATCAACAAGTGTAAAATCTTCATATTTGAAATCAAAGATAGATGTTACTTCTTTGTTTAATTTCATTTTCGGTAGTTTTTTTGGTTCACGGTCTAATTGTAAATTAACTTGTTCAATATGGTTGGAATAAATATGTGCATCACCTAGAGTATGAATGAATTCACCTGGCTCTAAGTCACATACTTGCGCGACCATCATGGTGAGCAACGCATAGGAAGCAATATTAAAAGGGACGCCTAGGAATACATCCGCCGATCTTTGATATAGTTGACAAGATAATTTTCCATTAGCTACGTAAAATTGGAACATTGTATGACAAGGCGGTAATGCCATAGAGTCGACATTCGCAACATTCCATGCAGAGACGATCAGTCTTCTTGAATCTGGGTTATGTTTAATTTGTTCAATCAGGTTTGCAATTTGATCAATGCTTTCTCCATCTGGTGTTGGCCATGATCTCCATTGATATCCATATACAGGGCCTAGATCTCCGTTTTCATCTGCCCATTCATTCCAGATTCTTACGCCATTATCTTGTAAGTATTTTATATTTGTATCTCCATTTAAGAACCATAGTAGTTCATGAATGATTGATTTCACGTGTAGCTTTTTGGTTGTTACTAATGGGAACCCTTCTTGCAGGTCAAATCTCATTTGATAACCAAAAGTGCTAATTGTTCCGGTGCCTGTCCGGTCTTCTTTTTCGGTACCGTTATGTAATATGTGTTTGCATAAATCCAGATATTGTTTCATTCTTTCTTCACCTCTTGTACTGTCTTTATTCTTAGTACATTCTATCATAAAAGACATACAATTTTACGACTAAGACAAAAAGAAAAAACATTCCTAGGAATGCTTTTCTAATAAGTGTTCGATATTAGGTTTCTGGTTACTGGTAGTTTTTCCATGTTCTGAAAAAATAGGAATGTGTGCGGAGCGCGTTTTGCTAATTCAAGTCTTGACACATCATTTAAGTAGTACATGGCAAACGTCTCTGCAAAATATTCTTCTGGGAAAGTGTAAAAATAGCTTCTGTTTGGAAACAAGGAAGCAACTTCAGTTTTCCATGCTTTAATAAAAGTATGGTTAAAGCGAACATTCCCTAAGACATAACGGTCAATGGAATGTGCAAGTTCATGAAGTTCTAAATTCATGGAACCATGCCCATATCCTTTATTGCTATGTCCAATTTTAGCTAATACAAGTTTGGAACCCCCAATGCCGGGAACATCTTCCCAGTTTGAGCCCTGATCCGAATACCCTCTCGGCTTTACCCCATGTAAATGTTCAAACCCTTCCACATCTGTAAGATTTCCATTAAATAAATACAAATGAACATTTTGCTGAACTAACACGGACAAAATGTGGGCTGGTATGTTGGAAACATGGCGAATCATGTTTGCTGCATCTTCTTCTGGAAAATTTCCTGGAGGAAGGTATATTAGTTGATTTAAAGTAGCTCGATTAGGTATATCTATAAGGTGGGAATCAAGTTCCGTGGACTTATACTCTGTAAGTGGAATGGCGTCCAAACTAGCATATGCTTTCCAATATATCGGTATAATAGTAAATGTAATCAATAACACTATGGCAAATAATCGTCGTTTCATCTTTCCTCACCTTCTCTAGCTGTTTTGATCTTGTTGAGTAAGTAATTATCAGAAGATTCAATTCTATTATAATAGTATTATATCATCTTGTGCTTTAATTTGAATGACATTTTTGTAATCTCTTCTTAATAAGAGTGATTAAATTTTTCCAGTCTACTTAACAAAAAAGCACTCATCCTCGAGTAACTGCCAAGATTAAGTCATTGTTCCAGATTCTTTGAGATATTGGCAGAACCTTACTTTTACAATTCGCCCTCTAACGTTGTCACCAGGGGTCTTCTTGACGGCGATGAGAACTGCTCTTTGGCTTTTTTCTTGTCACTCAGGTCTTCATCACGGCGATGAAGACTTCTCTCCTCCTTTTTCCTTGTCACTCAGGTCTTCATCACGGCGATGAAGACTTCTCTCCTCCTTTTTCCTTGGCACTCAGGTCTTCATAATGGCGATGAAAACT
This window of the Sutcliffiella horikoshii genome carries:
- a CDS encoding DUF2535 family protein, with the translated sequence MLWKSLEFTINEGQKVKVIEIPVLEDDSTYHFMVRVRLERFIKTILSEKEPKQIYSFKEYLRTVLKWPDYCKVVKTDILKNNA
- a CDS encoding dihydrofolate reductase, which gives rise to MISIIVATDKNNLIGKDNDLPWRIPADLAYFKKVTLNSTIVMGRKTYESIGKPLPKRRNIILSRQDFHADGCETLHSIEEVESLNVDGEELFIIGGAHIFMETLPIADFLYLTYIEEEFEGDTYFPEINEQDWELIYSEKGIRDEKNPYDYYFKKYKRIGLSDK
- a CDS encoding PCYCGC motif-containing (lipo)protein: MKKLALVASCMLVLTVGCSNTETQNNATQHSEEQHHHNEKPSFFQGDLREETASVKELPAFLKDKPEDMQLIYSAAAQHKEVLEYIPCYCGCGTSAGHKSSYNCFVYENKEDGSLVWDDHGTRCGVCLEIAATSVMEYSKGKSVKEIRHMIDEAYKEGYSTPTPTPEPENG
- a CDS encoding SOS response-associated peptidase; protein product: MCGRFSLTTELHKLEERFFLENAKNLEYQISYNIAPGQPILAIVQGEFKNRAGYLHWGLVPSFAKDKKIGYKMINARAETLHEKVSFRKLLERKRCIIPADGFYEWKKQNGEKKPIRFTQTNEQPFAFAGLWDRWVTKDEEMVSCTLVTTRPNKLVEGVHDRMPVILKEEHEKIWLSRQELTRSEISDMLQPFEADHMQAYEVSAVVNSPRNNGPECIESL
- a CDS encoding thymidylate synthase produces the protein MKQYLDLCKHILHNGTEKEDRTGTGTISTFGYQMRFDLQEGFPLVTTKKLHVKSIIHELLWFLNGDTNIKYLQDNGVRIWNEWADENGDLGPVYGYQWRSWPTPDGESIDQIANLIEQIKHNPDSRRLIVSAWNVANVDSMALPPCHTMFQFYVANGKLSCQLYQRSADVFLGVPFNIASYALLTMMVAQVCDLEPGEFIHTLGDAHIYSNHIEQVNLQLDREPKKLPKMKLNKEVTSIFDFKYEDFTLVDYDAHPHIKGVVSV
- a CDS encoding lysophospholipid acyltransferase family protein, which gives rise to MLRTIWWFAYFFGYLIYSLPTIKKVQKIDTPMTVEEKDALMHQKPKHWAKTLVKLTGSKVEVIGQEKIPQGPVLFVSNHQGNFDVPILIGFLEKPLGFISKVEVKKIPLIPRWMEAMNCVFIDRKDRRKAVQSIKDGIATLKMGHSLVIFPEGTRSKGDEMGEFKKGGLRLATDSKVPVVPITISGSYKIMEESKFGFQPAQVKVTVHDSIFLPQDEKVDGNQLGIQIQEKIKQEIG
- a CDS encoding IS256 family transposase, which encodes MTNINITINLEQLKAEVEKSSLGSPVKASLALVLNSLMEKERDEYINALSHERTDDRRGYRNGYYERELITGTGSLTLKVPRTRDGEFSTSVFQKYERCEQALILSMIEMVVNGVSTRKVTKIVEELCGKGVSKSLVSNLTKSLDPIVNEWRNRPLNTLYYPYIYVDAMYIKVRENDRVVSKGVLIACGVNEEGHREIIGLRVTHGESEESWSNFFDHLKSRGIQSPKMVISDAHAGLVAAIKESFLGTSWQRCCVHFLRNIMDSFPKKNSSEAKTELKEIFRTSNIKLSRELKRDFIEKYYEVKGFTKVIETLDAGFEDAMQFHSQKAELHKHLRTTNMLERVNREIRRRERVIQIFPNDQSAIRIIGSVLMKMEEEWSKSKYIHHI
- a CDS encoding anthrax toxin lethal factor-related metalloendopeptidase; this translates as MKRRLFAIVLLITFTIIPIYWKAYASLDAIPLTEYKSTELDSHLIDIPNRATLNQLIYLPPGNFPEEDAANMIRHVSNIPAHILSVLVQQNVHLYLFNGNLTDVEGFEHLHGVKPRGYSDQGSNWEDVPGIGGSKLVLAKIGHSNKGYGHGSMNLELHELAHSIDRYVLGNVRFNHTFIKAWKTEVASLFPNRSYFYTFPEEYFAETFAMYYLNDVSRLELAKRAPHTFLFFQNMEKLPVTRNLISNTY
- a CDS encoding DegV family protein, whose translation is MTNVKIVTDSTVDIDQSIIEELNIEIVPLSITIDGESYIDRFGIKPDEFMDKMKHSTELPKSSQPAVGTFVDVYNRLGEDGSKILSIHMTGGMSGTVGSAESAAGISDSDVTVIDSRFISFALSFQVVAAAKMAKEGKDLQEILNKLNDVRSNTDLFIMVDTLDNLVKGGRIGRGKALIGSLLNIKPIASLADGVYTPVTKVRSQSQVIKFFTKQFKEDIAGKVVKGVGIAHAGSLKQAQVLKDALYEASGFEDIQIAYTTPVISTHTGPGAVALMYYAE